AGTCTTAATCGTTTAGAACCTCTTTATTTCTATAAAAATCGGTGTCTTTATTTTAATACACTTAAATGAGACAAGATTAAATCACTATTTACTTTTATATTCCTTAACAGCTTCAATAAATGCACCTGCATTTTCAATAGGGATATTAGGTAAAATACCATGTCCTAAATTAACTATGTACTTGTCTTTACCAAAAGCATCAATCATTTCAGTAACCATACGCTTAATTTCTTTTGGTGGTGAGAACAAACGCGTAGGGTCAAAATTACCTTGAAGTGTTATACTGTTGTTAGTAAATTTTCTGGCATTTTCTGCAGTTATTGTCCAATCTACACCTAATGCAGATGCGCCACTTTTGCTCATCTCGTCTAAAGCAAACCAACAGCCTTTTCCAAATGCAATTACTGGTGCCATATCTTTTAAGGCATCAATAATTTGTTGAATGTATTGCCAGCTAAATTCCTGATAATCTACTGGAGATAACATGCCGCCCCAAGAATCAAAAACTTGTACTGCATTTACACCAGTTTCAACTTTACGCTTTAAATACGCTATAGTAGTATCTGTTATTTTTTGAAGCAATAAATGAGCAGCAACGGGTTGAGTAAAACAAAACTCTTTAGCTTTATCAAAGTTTTTAGAGCCTTGCCCTTGCACACAATAACATAAAATGGTCCACGGTGACCCTGCAAAACCAATTAATGGCACTTCATTATTAAGTTTTTCCTTAGTCATAGTAATAGCATCCATAACATAACCTAAGGTTTCATCTATATTAGGGACAATAACATCTTGCTCTACTTGTTTTGCTGTGCGTATAGGTGTAGGTAGCCAAGGACCAACGCCTGGCTTCATCTCTACATCTATATTCATAGCTTGAGGGATAACTAATATGTCTGAAAACAAAATAGCAGCATCCATACCATATCGGCGTATAGGTTGCACGGTAATTTCACTTGCTAATTCTGGAGTTTGGCAACGCGTAAAGAAATCATACTTGTGCTTAAGCTCCATAAATTCTGGCAGATAACGACCTGCTTGTCTCATCATCCAAACTGGAGGACGCTCAACAGACTCGCCTCTTAATGCTTTTAAAAATAAATCGTTTTTTATCATAACTATATCAAAATGTCTTATTTAAAACCTTTACTGTCTTTGCTATAACACTTTCAATCGAGGTTGTGTTAGCAATTGCAATTTGATCTGTATAGAGCTTTGCTGCCGTAGCTGTAGTATTACCAATACAGACAATAGTTTCTTTTTGTGGCTTATTTGCTCCAAAATAACTTTGTACACCACTAGGACTAAAACACATAATGGCATTAAATGTTCTTTGGAATTCTTTTATGTTTAAACTTGTTTTGTAAACTTCTATCTCCGTAAGGTTTATATTATGTTTGTGTAAGAGCTCTGGTAATGCATCTCTTCTTTTATTTCCACAGAAAAAAGTAAACGTTGCTTCAGGATATTGTATTGTAATTTTTTGTCCCAACGCTCTAGAGTGTTCCGCGTGTAACATGACGTTATACCCTAGATTTTCTAAAGCTTTCCTAGTGTTTTGCCCTACACAAAACACGCGTTCAATCTCAATATTTTTGTCTTTTATAGCAGCAACAGCATTTTGACTAGTAAAAATACCGTTCTCTATCCTTTTTGGTAAACTAACCTTTGTAAATGAAATGTTTATGGCATTATATTCTACCAGACCAAATCCTGTATTTAAAACCAACTCTCGTTGTGAGCGCGTAAGAATTTTGGTAGATAATATACTAGCCATTTTATGATTTGTCTAGCGAAGCTTTAATATCTGCCATAAGATCTTTACCGCCTTGATCTAAAATCTCGATAGCACAATTTCTACCCAGATTACGATTTTCTTTAAGAGATACTCGCTTCTCAATTTCTAATTTTTGCTTGCCATCTAAACTAAATAAACAACCTCTAAACCAAATGTCCTTATCCTCAATAACTGCTAAAGCACCAATTGGAGCAGTACAGCCACCTTCTAAAGTTTTTAAGAATTCTCGTTCTATTGTGGTACAAATTTCTGAAAAGTGATCATTAAGTTTGGAAACAGCTTCTTTACAAAATACATCCTGCTCCATAACTGCAATAACCATAGCGCCTTGTGCTGGAGCAGGTAGCATCCAATCTAACTCAATAAAATGCTCAGGCAATACATTTATACGTGTTAAGCCTGCTTTGGCAAAAATAGCTCCGTTCCAAGAATTGTCTTCTAATTTTTGAAGTCTTGTATTCACATTACCTCTTAAATCGACAACCTTGTGATTTGGATATTTATTTAACCATTGTGCTTTTCTGCGTAAACTTCCTGTAGCAATAGTTCCTTCTGCTTCTAAAAAATCTAACCCTTTATGTACTAGTATGTCTTTAGTGGCAGCACGTTTTAAAACAGCACCTTGCATGATACCTTTTGGTAATGCTGTAGGGACATCTTTCATGCTGTGTACAGCAATATCAACATCGCCATTAACCATAGCCACATCTAATGTCTTTGTGAAAATACCGGTAATACCCAATTCATAAAGTGGCTGATCTAAAATTAAATCTCCAGTCGACTTAACTGGTACAAGTACAGTTTTGTAGCCTAAGTTTTCTAGTTGTGCTTTTACAGTATTAGCTTGCCATAATGCCAACTCACTATCTCTAGTACCTATGCGTATTACTTTACTCATTATACGTTATCTTCTAAGTGAAACACACGTTGAATCATCTCTAAACTTTCATCAATAGTTTTACCTTCACTTTTAAGATGGTTGGCAAACTGTGTGGTAATTTTTTGAATAAGACGGTTGCTAATAATTTCTGCTTGTTGTTGATTAAAGTCTTTAATCTTCTTGCTCTGAAAATCTATTTCAGCATCTTTTAAATCATTAAGCTTCCCTTTTAGTGCTTTTATAGTAGGTGCAAACTTTCTTGTTTTTAGCCAAGCATCAAATTCTTCTTTAATCTCAGCAATTATTTGCTCTGCCTGCGGAATTTGTTTAGAACGCTTTTCTAAAGTTTTGTCTGTAATGGCAGATAAATCATCTAAATGAACCAACGTAACGTTATCTAAATCCTTAACGTCTTCTGAAACATTTTTAGGAATAGATAAATCTAAAATTAATAAAGGCTTTTTAAGAAATAATAAATCTTTATTAATGGTAGGTTGTTGTGCGCCAGTTGCAACTATTAGTATGTCTGAAGAAGAAATCTCAGACTGTATATCTGCATAATCTTTTACAACTAAGTTAAACTTTCCGGCAATTTTTTCAGCTTTGCCTTTAGTTCTGTTTATAAGTGTAATATGTTCGTTATTGGTATGTTTAATAAGGTTTTCACACGTATTTCTACCTATTTTACCTGTACCGAATAACAATATGTTTTTTTCTGATACATAAGGAACTCTAGCCAATATATATTGTACAGAAGCAAAGCTTACAGATGTTGCACCGCTAGAAATCTCTGTTTCATTTTTTATGCGCTTGCTTGCTTGTATAACGGCATTAATTAATCGCTCCATAAACGGATTAATCATACCAATCTTTTTAGATTGTTTAAAACCGTGTCGTAGTTGTGAGATAATTTCGAAATCACCGAGAATTTGGCTGTCTAAACCAGTACCTACTCTAAAAAGATGATCTATAGCTATTATATTCTTGTAAATGTAAGAGACATTCTTAAACTCATCTACAGTACCATGAGTGTGCTCACAAAGTAACTTAATGAGTTGAATCTCGTCTTTTGCAAAACCATAAATCTCTGTTCTGTTACACGTAGAGATTACAACAATGGCAGGAATGCCATCATCTTTAGCTTGCTGTAAAATTGCAGATTGTGCTTGCTCAGAAATACTAAAATGACCACGTATTTCGGCATCGGCTTTTTTGTAATTAAGACCGATGGCAAAAAAATTGGCGTTAGCCGCTTGGGGAAAATGTCGCTTCAAGTTTTGTATCATAAAGACGGATGCAAATGTAGAGTGAAGAGTTTTTAAAAAATAACGCTAGAAGTACGATTTGTAACGATAGGCGCAGAAAATTATCTAAAAATGGTAAAATTTGAAGCAATTCAGCTAATTTAGTGGTGGGAAACAAGGTATACATTAAAATTATTTAGAACTATTCTAAATAAATAGCTTTTAAAACGATGGATCATTCAATAAAAAATAACGCTGAAAGTTTGGTTAAAGAAACACATATAGAAGATGGTTTTTATGTGCTGAGGTTACAAAATGAAACGACTGATAGCAAGCAGTTTATACGTGAAGTAAGTAGAGATTTTATACAATTTCATTTTTGCGTGAAAGGTGCTGCTCAATTAGCATTTAATGATGGTGGTTACCAACTGCCATTACATGAAGAGCACTCCATATTACTTTACAATCCTCAGCGAGATTTGCCTATGGATCTTACTATTGAAAAAGATTCTTGGGTGGTTTCGGTACTTATTCCTATCAAAAAATTTCACTCATTATTTTCTACAGAGGCCAACTATATTACATTCTTAACGGCAGAGAATAAGGATAGAAAGTACTATAAAGACGAGATTATTTCACCATCTATGGCAGTTGTGCTTAACCAACTTATGAACTATAATTTGCATCCATCTATACAAGCGCTATACTTTAAAGGAAAAGCTTATGAACTGTTAAGCCTTTATTTTAATAGGCCAGCTAATGCAGATATTGAACAATGCCCATTTCTGGTAGACGAAGATAATGTTGCGAAAATTAAAAAAGCCAAGCAAATTATTATTGCTCGCATGGCAGAACCACCAACTTTACAAGAGTTAGCAGATGAAATACAATTAAGCTTAAATAAATTAAAAGAAGGCTTTAAGCAAATTTATGGAGACTCAGTTTTTAGTTTCTTGTTTGATTATAAAATGGAAGTAGCACGACAACTTTTAGAAAGCGGCTCACACAATGTAAATGAAGTGGGCTTAAAAGTGGGTTACAGTACTGCAAGTCACTTTATTTCTGCATTTAAAAAGAAATATGGAACTACTCCCAAGAAATATGTGATGGCACTTAGTTAATTTTCAATTAACTGTAACAATTTAAAATTTGATGCATCTTTAAAGCATAACCAAACAAAACATATCATGAGAGTTACTATTAAACACATTATAGCTTTTTCAACTTTAATTTTAGCATCTGTATTTTCTGTAAGCGCACAGACAAAGACTTATGACGTATCAAATTTTAATAAGATTACTATAAATCCACACATACAAGTTACATTTATAAAGGGTGACAAAGCTTCTGTAGTTATTGAGAGCAGCACAGAATCCTTAGACAAGCTTAATGTTGAGGTAGACGATGAGACTCTAGAGCTATATTTAGATGATGCAAGAGTTTACACTAAATCTGAGAAAAATAATAATATTAGAAAAGATGTATATAATGGTACAGTAGTAAAAGCTACGATAACATATACTACTATAAGTGCATTATCATTAAGAGGCGAAGAGCGTTTTGATTTTGTAGATAATGTAGAAGCAAAAGACTTAAAATTAAGTGTTTATGGAGACTCTCAAGTATACATGAAAGAAATTGAAGTTGAGAATCTTAAAATTGCAACCTATGGTGAAAGCTACCTTATGATTGAAAGTGGGACTACAAACTATCAACAAATTAGAGCATATGGTGAATCTAAGTTAAATGCAATAAATGTAGATAATAAGGAAACCAAATTAACAGCTTATGGCGAAGGCACTTTCCAACTTAACGTTTCAGATAAATTAAAAGTTACGTCTTATGGAGAAGCTGTTGTAACCTATAAAGGAAATGCTAAATTAAGCAGAGGTTTAAGTTTTGGAGACGCTACTGTAAGAAAATTATAAATACACTTTTTAATAATTTATCAAAAAAACCTGAAGTCACTCGCTTCAGGTTTTTTGTATTTAAGAACATTCAGCTTTAAAGTATATACTAATTGCAATAGTATTATCACAAACTCTTATCATTTGTTCAAGTTTATAAATGATAAGAAATCGTAATTTTACACTCGCTAAACTAAAGCTATGAGCAAAGGTGTTTTATTGGTTAATCTGGGCTCACCAGAAAGTACCGACCCGAAAGATGTAAAAAAATACTTAGACGAATTTTTAATGGATCCTCGAGTTATCGATGTTCCATATTGGTTTCGAGCATTCCTTGTAAAAGGTATTGTTTTAAATACAAGACCTAAGAAATCTGCAGAAGCTTACTCAAAAATTTGGTGGGAAGAAGGTTCTCCACTAATTGTATTATCTGAAAGACTTCAAGATAAAATTCAAAAGCAAACAGAAATACCTGTAGATTTAGCTATGCGCTATGGGTCTATGACTATTGAAAAAGCATTAAAGCGTCTTACAGATAAAGGAGTTAATGATATTCTTTTAGTGCCTTTGTATCCTCAGTTTGCTATGGCTACAACAGAAACTATAGAGGTATTGGCAGAGAAGCTTCGCAAAGAAAAGTTTCCACAGGTTAAACTAACAAGCCTAGCGCCATTTTATAACAAACCAGATTATATTGAGGTGTTGTCTAGAAGCATTAAAGAAAAGCTAGACACAACAAATTATGACCATTTGTTATTTAGTTATCATGGTGTTCCAGAGCGTCATATTCGCAAAAGTGACATTACAAACT
This region of Croceibacter atlanticus HTCC2559 genomic DNA includes:
- the hemH gene encoding ferrochelatase, translated to MSKGVLLVNLGSPESTDPKDVKKYLDEFLMDPRVIDVPYWFRAFLVKGIVLNTRPKKSAEAYSKIWWEEGSPLIVLSERLQDKIQKQTEIPVDLAMRYGSMTIEKALKRLTDKGVNDILLVPLYPQFAMATTETIEVLAEKLRKEKFPQVKLTSLAPFYNKPDYIEVLSRSIKEKLDTTNYDHLLFSYHGVPERHIRKSDITNSHCQIDGSCCKAQSDAHRFCYRHQCYETTRLVGEELGLKPGTFSTSFQSRLGFDPWLQPYTDRTIERMGKEGIKNMAIVTPAFVSDCLETLEEIAMEGEEIFHEVGGKEFTTIPCLNDRDDWAKVMSNWIGNWIENPSAINTVNLAETQIA
- a CDS encoding head GIN domain-containing protein, which encodes MRVTIKHIIAFSTLILASVFSVSAQTKTYDVSNFNKITINPHIQVTFIKGDKASVVIESSTESLDKLNVEVDDETLELYLDDARVYTKSEKNNNIRKDVYNGTVVKATITYTTISALSLRGEERFDFVDNVEAKDLKLSVYGDSQVYMKEIEVENLKIATYGESYLMIESGTTNYQQIRAYGESKLNAINVDNKETKLTAYGEGTFQLNVSDKLKVTSYGEAVVTYKGNAKLSRGLSFGDATVRKL
- a CDS encoding AraC family transcriptional regulator, which codes for MDHSIKNNAESLVKETHIEDGFYVLRLQNETTDSKQFIREVSRDFIQFHFCVKGAAQLAFNDGGYQLPLHEEHSILLYNPQRDLPMDLTIEKDSWVVSVLIPIKKFHSLFSTEANYITFLTAENKDRKYYKDEIISPSMAVVLNQLMNYNLHPSIQALYFKGKAYELLSLYFNRPANADIEQCPFLVDEDNVAKIKKAKQIIIARMAEPPTLQELADEIQLSLNKLKEGFKQIYGDSVFSFLFDYKMEVARQLLESGSHNVNEVGLKVGYSTASHFISAFKKKYGTTPKKYVMALS
- the hemC gene encoding hydroxymethylbilane synthase, which translates into the protein MSKVIRIGTRDSELALWQANTVKAQLENLGYKTVLVPVKSTGDLILDQPLYELGITGIFTKTLDVAMVNGDVDIAVHSMKDVPTALPKGIMQGAVLKRAATKDILVHKGLDFLEAEGTIATGSLRRKAQWLNKYPNHKVVDLRGNVNTRLQKLEDNSWNGAIFAKAGLTRINVLPEHFIELDWMLPAPAQGAMVIAVMEQDVFCKEAVSKLNDHFSEICTTIEREFLKTLEGGCTAPIGALAVIEDKDIWFRGCLFSLDGKQKLEIEKRVSLKENRNLGRNCAIEILDQGGKDLMADIKASLDKS
- the hemA gene encoding glutamyl-tRNA reductase, with the protein product MIQNLKRHFPQAANANFFAIGLNYKKADAEIRGHFSISEQAQSAILQQAKDDGIPAIVVISTCNRTEIYGFAKDEIQLIKLLCEHTHGTVDEFKNVSYIYKNIIAIDHLFRVGTGLDSQILGDFEIISQLRHGFKQSKKIGMINPFMERLINAVIQASKRIKNETEISSGATSVSFASVQYILARVPYVSEKNILLFGTGKIGRNTCENLIKHTNNEHITLINRTKGKAEKIAGKFNLVVKDYADIQSEISSSDILIVATGAQQPTINKDLLFLKKPLLILDLSIPKNVSEDVKDLDNVTLVHLDDLSAITDKTLEKRSKQIPQAEQIIAEIKEEFDAWLKTRKFAPTIKALKGKLNDLKDAEIDFQSKKIKDFNQQQAEIISNRLIQKITTQFANHLKSEGKTIDESLEMIQRVFHLEDNV
- the hemE gene encoding uroporphyrinogen decarboxylase; protein product: MIKNDLFLKALRGESVERPPVWMMRQAGRYLPEFMELKHKYDFFTRCQTPELASEITVQPIRRYGMDAAILFSDILVIPQAMNIDVEMKPGVGPWLPTPIRTAKQVEQDVIVPNIDETLGYVMDAITMTKEKLNNEVPLIGFAGSPWTILCYCVQGQGSKNFDKAKEFCFTQPVAAHLLLQKITDTTIAYLKRKVETGVNAVQVFDSWGGMLSPVDYQEFSWQYIQQIIDALKDMAPVIAFGKGCWFALDEMSKSGASALGVDWTITAENARKFTNNSITLQGNFDPTRLFSPPKEIKRMVTEMIDAFGKDKYIVNLGHGILPNIPIENAGAFIEAVKEYKSK
- a CDS encoding uroporphyrinogen-III synthase; translation: MASILSTKILTRSQRELVLNTGFGLVEYNAINISFTKVSLPKRIENGIFTSQNAVAAIKDKNIEIERVFCVGQNTRKALENLGYNVMLHAEHSRALGQKITIQYPEATFTFFCGNKRRDALPELLHKHNINLTEIEVYKTSLNIKEFQRTFNAIMCFSPSGVQSYFGANKPQKETIVCIGNTTATAAKLYTDQIAIANTTSIESVIAKTVKVLNKTF